The genome window CGCTTGGTCTAGTGCCCGCGCCACACATTCGCGGTTTTCGATGCCTTTTAACAGTTCTTCTCTTGGTAACATCAGTTAATGCTAGATTCTAATTTGAAATTGCCAAAGCTTGCTGTAACTAAAAAGTCTACTTTTTTAACAGTCGCACTACTTTAATTATAGTCTAAAATCATCAAATAACGAGCTTATGATTTTTGTGGATCGCAAAGCTGATATGATGAACATGATTATTGTACCAAATGTATGAAGTCTGCGAGTTTAAGCAAGGTTAATATTTCAACGCGGTTGCTGTGTCAGGAAGCAGCCGAACCGTTGAAACAAGCCCTACAGGATAAAAGCCTTGTACCCGAGGAAGCAACGGCATTACTAACAGCAGACGAGCAACGCGCCATTCCTGCCATCAGCAAAAATAAGGCGTTGATCCAGGAAATTCAGAATCGGGTGCAGGGGTTGCCATCTTTCCATTCCCTGCTACAGGGCGATAGCCGAAACTTAATACATATTCCCGATGAAAGCGTACATCTGGTAGTGACATCGCCCCCGTACTGGAATTTAAAAGAATATCTCAAAAATCTCAACCAGCTTGGCGAAATAGCAGACTACGAAAAGTTTTTGCAGGAGCTCGATCGAGTATGGCAGCAGGTATGGCGGGTTTTAGTCCCCGGCGGACGGCTGGTGATTGTGGTGGGCGATGTCTGTGTTGCCCGCAGGCGGTTTGGTAGGCACATGGTATTTCCCCTGCACGCGAGTATTCAGGAACACTGTCGCCATCTGGGATTTGATAACCTCGCACCGATTATCTGGTACAAAATCGCCAATGCTTCCCTGGAAGCAGCGGGGAATGGCGCCAGTTTTCTCGGCAAACCTTATGAGCCCGGAGGTGTCATCAAAAACGACATCGAATTTATCCTGATGCAGCGCAAACCGGGCGGCTACCGCAGTCCCACCCTCACAGCACGGGTATTGTCCGTAATACCGGAAACTCTCCACCGACAGTGGTTTCAACAGATTTGGCAGGATATCAAAGGCGCTTCCACCAAGCAACACCCCGCCCCATATCCTTTGGAACTGGCAGAACGACTGGTGCGGATGTTTTCTTTTGCAGGGGACACGGTACTTGACCCATTTATGGGGACAGGAACAACCTGCGTCGCCGCCGCCAACTGGGGGCGCAACAGTATCGGGGTAGATGTTGAGCCAACTTACCATCACCTAGCGCTGAAACGGATGCAGGAGACGTATGGCTTGCGCGTTGTCTATGACAGAACGATGGGGGAGGTTGCTGAATGACGGGACAGACACCCATCATCCCCGATGATGTGTTCCAGGAAGCCGTGCAGGGTTTCTGGGATACCCGCATCGCCCAGACACAAGCCCAGGTGCTGGCTGGCAAGGTTGACCAAGGGAACCGCAGTGCGGTGACAGGCGGCAAGCAGATGGACGGTTTCATCCTGACGCTGACTAATTTCTTGCTGGCGGCAGGTGTGCCTCAAAACCATATCCACGTTAAAAAAAGCCTAACCGTTATACCGGGGTTCTTTCGCCCGGCGAAGATGTACGACTTTTTGGTGGTAAACCCTGAAAAACGGCAACTCAAAGTAGTCATCGAGTTGAAGAGCCAGGTTGGCAGCTTTGGCAACAACTTCAACAACCGCACAGAAGAAGCGATGGGGGCTGCTCTCGACATCTGGACAGCTTACCGGGAAGGGGTGTTTGGCGAAGCACCTCCGCCACCGTGGTTAGGATATCTGTTTGTTTTGGAAGACAGTCCTGCCTCGCGCACCCGGGTACAGGTTGCCGAACCGCATTTCGCGGTTCTGCCAGAGTTTAGAGGGGCAAGCTATGCTAAACGCTATGAACTGTTTTGTCAGAAGATGGTACGGGAAAGGCATTTCACGGCTGCTTGCTTTTTAGTGACCGATCGCGAACAGGTAGCACAAACTCCAAATTATACCGAACCATGTTTAGAACTGTCGGCCGCTAACTTTTTAGAACAGCTTATTCGTCATGCGCTGTAGAGTTGGTTGCAGATTGACGATCGCAAATAAGGGCTGTTCTAGATTTTATAACCGCTACAATGCGGTTTTTACTTATTACAAAATATCGCTTAAATCCAAAACAAAACCGGGTAATACATCTTCGCCTGACAGAGTTGCAGGCGAGTCTAAAATTTCCACCTCTGAACCTTGACGGGAGATTTCAACTTTTCTATTTTTGCGATCGAGCAACCATCCCAACCTCGCTCCATTTTTCACGTACACTTTCATTTTAGCCCGCAATTTTTCTATAGAGTCAGTAGTCGAGCGCAGTTCCACCACAAAATCGGGACAAATCGGCGCAAATTTCTTTTTTTCTTCAGCAGTTAAAGCATCCCACCTGTCGCGGCGCACCCAAGCAGCATCGGGAGAAATATCTGTACCGTCGGGCAGTTTAAATCCAGTAGAAGAATCAAAAGCAATTCCCAAATGCTTATTTTGTCTGCTCCAAGATTGAAGTTGATAGGATAAGTCAATGTTGAAATTACCTGTCTCGCTACCTGTAGGTGGCATAATAATCAATCCTCCACTAGCAGTGCGCTCAAATCTTAAATCCCGGTTGTCTATACACAACTGAAAAAACTGCTCGTCAGTTAATTCAAGCGTTAATTCTAGGGGAGAATGTAGGGGGATAGTTTGTGCTTCCATAACTGCCTTCAAATATTACACGAGTTGACAGTCAACAGTTAACCGTTAACCGTCAACAGTTGACAGTCAACAACTAACTAAGTCTCTGTATAACCTTGGATATTTTCCGGTTCAAACTGCTGCAAAATATTCGCAGCTTTCCCCGTCAAATCGTCAGTACCCTTAACCGCAATCAAAAATTTACCCGCATTCAAACGGTTGCGGTAGGGCAAAGCATCGCCGCTACCAAAAGCCATACCGCCGGCGCCTCCTACAAAAACGCTGCCCATCGCAGCGGCGATCGCACCGAGCAAGCCACCGATCGCGTGATCGCCAATTTCGCCCGCCCAGGCGAACGTCTTCAACTCAGTCATCAGACTGAAAGTAACGCCAGCAATAAAGCCAAAGGGAATCAACCAAATAGCCATGAGTTTAGCTTGTTTCTTCGCTTGCTGGTTGGGGTCGATTAAGCCAAATTCATCAGCAGTTTTGTAGCCGCGGCCCAAAATGCTGACTTGCTTCATGGGCAAGCCTTCTTTTTCCAGAGCAGTGTAGGCAGCTTCGGCTTGAATTCGATCGGGCAGTACGGCGATAAGATAATTCATTGACAATAATTCCTGATGGTTAGGCTCGGACACCTAGAAATAATTATAGTCGGAAAAGACATACTAGCTAAGCAGTTCGGCGATTTCCAGAGCATCCGAGAGTGCGATCGGCCCGAAACCTAAAATATTTCAAGCAAAAACGGTCGGTCAAGACCGAATGCAGATACAATTCAAACTGCACAAAGGCAAGCTTGAGCTGAGCTGTTAGATACTGCCCCTGGTTTAAGCCTCAACTTTGTGCTCGCCAACGTGCTTGCCTATTTTTACTGATTCCACTCAATTGCTTGCTATGCCTAAAGTTCTAGTATCCGATCCGATCGACCAAGCCGGAATTGACATCCTCTCCCAAGTCGCGCAAGTTGACGTAAACACAGGACTCTCGGCCGAAGAAC of Oscillatoria nigro-viridis PCC 7112 contains these proteins:
- a CDS encoding DNA-methyltransferase translates to MKSASLSKVNISTRLLCQEAAEPLKQALQDKSLVPEEATALLTADEQRAIPAISKNKALIQEIQNRVQGLPSFHSLLQGDSRNLIHIPDESVHLVVTSPPYWNLKEYLKNLNQLGEIADYEKFLQELDRVWQQVWRVLVPGGRLVIVVGDVCVARRRFGRHMVFPLHASIQEHCRHLGFDNLAPIIWYKIANASLEAAGNGASFLGKPYEPGGVIKNDIEFILMQRKPGGYRSPTLTARVLSVIPETLHRQWFQQIWQDIKGASTKQHPAPYPLELAERLVRMFSFAGDTVLDPFMGTGTTCVAAANWGRNSIGVDVEPTYHHLALKRMQETYGLRVVYDRTMGEVAE
- a CDS encoding PaeR7I family type II restriction endonuclease; the encoded protein is MTGQTPIIPDDVFQEAVQGFWDTRIAQTQAQVLAGKVDQGNRSAVTGGKQMDGFILTLTNFLLAAGVPQNHIHVKKSLTVIPGFFRPAKMYDFLVVNPEKRQLKVVIELKSQVGSFGNNFNNRTEEAMGAALDIWTAYREGVFGEAPPPPWLGYLFVLEDSPASRTRVQVAEPHFAVLPEFRGASYAKRYELFCQKMVRERHFTAACFLVTDREQVAQTPNYTEPCLELSAANFLEQLIRHAL
- a CDS encoding Uma2 family endonuclease, coding for MEAQTIPLHSPLELTLELTDEQFFQLCIDNRDLRFERTASGGLIIMPPTGSETGNFNIDLSYQLQSWSRQNKHLGIAFDSSTGFKLPDGTDISPDAAWVRRDRWDALTAEEKKKFAPICPDFVVELRSTTDSIEKLRAKMKVYVKNGARLGWLLDRKNRKVEISRQGSEVEILDSPATLSGEDVLPGFVLDLSDIL